In the genome of bacterium, one region contains:
- the scpB gene encoding SMC-Scp complex subunit ScpB — MNDDERSGEETLKETAAPAAAAPDLRGVVEALLFASSEPLSSARLASLASCEEGEVSPGAVTAVIRELEAEYRELGRAFEVTRVANGYRLRTRREFAGYVQRMFNPRRYTRLSLATLETLAIIAYKQPITKLEIETIRGVGVDGVLKTLLDRELAKVVGQKEVIGRPYLYGTGERFLEHFGLSSLQDLPLVEEQEPAAPRRLSSSSDLREAAPVEEAAADEFPARDLDRQPGDEHD; from the coding sequence ATGAACGACGACGAGCGCAGCGGCGAGGAAACCCTGAAAGAAACAGCCGCCCCGGCGGCCGCGGCCCCCGACCTTCGGGGCGTGGTGGAAGCGCTTCTCTTTGCCAGTTCCGAACCGCTTTCGTCCGCCCGGCTGGCGTCCCTGGCCTCCTGCGAAGAAGGGGAAGTTTCCCCGGGCGCGGTGACCGCGGTCATCCGCGAGTTGGAAGCGGAATACCGCGAGCTCGGCCGCGCGTTCGAGGTGACGCGCGTCGCCAACGGCTATCGGCTGCGCACCCGCCGCGAATTCGCCGGATACGTTCAGAGGATGTTCAACCCGCGCCGTTACACCCGGCTTTCCCTGGCGACGCTGGAAACGCTGGCCATCATCGCCTACAAGCAGCCCATCACCAAGCTGGAGATCGAGACCATTCGCGGAGTCGGGGTGGATGGGGTTCTCAAAACCCTCCTCGACCGGGAATTGGCCAAGGTGGTGGGCCAGAAAGAGGTGATCGGGCGCCCTTATCTGTACGGGACGGGAGAAAGGTTTCTCGAACATTTCGGACTCTCTTCCCTGCAGGATCTGCCCTTGGTCGAAGAACAGGAACCGGCCGCGCCCCGGCGTCTGTCCTCCTCCAGCGACCTGCGGGAAGCGGCCCCGGTCGAAGAAGCGGCGGCCGACGAATTTCCGGCCCGGGACCTCGACCGCCAACCGGGAGATGAGCATGATTAA